A region from the Curtobacterium sp. MCBA15_012 genome encodes:
- a CDS encoding ABC transporter ATP-binding protein, which translates to MNETPVIQLSGLRKRFGAVTAVDGVDLTIRPGEVVALLGPNGAGKTTTVDLLLGLATPTDGEARLFGTDPRTAVVDGRVGAMLQGGALLPDVTVREAVALVAAAHRHPMPVAEALRRARCTDIATRRVSKLSGGQLQRARFAVAVVSDPDLLVLDEPTAAMDVEARHVFWSSMREFTDAGRTVVFATHYLDEADTFADRIVIIRDGRVVADGTPAAIKATAATRTVRFAGVAADRHDALRGLPGVVGLEARHDAVSLRTDRSDDTLRALLTAFPEAHDLQVVASTMDDAFLAITADPATTTTTSTTETEGVLA; encoded by the coding sequence ATGAACGAGACACCGGTCATCCAGCTCAGCGGGCTCCGCAAGCGCTTCGGCGCCGTCACCGCGGTCGACGGCGTCGACCTGACGATCCGCCCGGGCGAGGTCGTCGCCCTCCTCGGCCCGAACGGCGCCGGCAAGACAACGACGGTCGACCTGCTGCTCGGCCTGGCGACCCCGACCGACGGCGAGGCCCGGCTGTTCGGCACGGACCCGCGCACCGCGGTCGTCGACGGCCGCGTCGGGGCTATGCTCCAGGGCGGGGCGCTGCTCCCCGACGTCACGGTCCGCGAGGCGGTCGCCCTCGTCGCCGCCGCGCACCGCCACCCCATGCCCGTCGCCGAGGCCCTCCGCCGGGCGCGCTGCACCGACATCGCGACCCGTCGGGTGTCGAAGCTGTCCGGCGGCCAGCTCCAGCGCGCACGCTTCGCGGTCGCCGTCGTGTCCGACCCGGACCTGCTGGTGCTCGACGAGCCGACGGCCGCCATGGACGTCGAGGCCCGCCACGTCTTCTGGTCGTCGATGCGCGAGTTCACGGACGCAGGCCGCACGGTCGTCTTCGCGACGCACTACCTCGACGAGGCGGACACCTTCGCCGACCGCATCGTCATCATCCGCGACGGTCGGGTCGTCGCCGACGGCACGCCCGCGGCGATCAAGGCGACCGCCGCGACGCGCACCGTCCGCTTCGCGGGCGTCGCCGCGGATCGGCACGACGCGTTGCGCGGTCTACCGGGCGTCGTCGGCCTGGAGGCGCGGCACGACGCCGTCTCGCTGCGCACCGACCGCAGTGACGACACGCTCCGGGCCCTGCTCACCGCGTTCCCGGAGGCGCACGACCTGCAGGTGGTCGCCTCGACCATGGACGACGCCTTCCTCGCCATCACCGCCGACCCGGCCACCACCACCACCACGAGCACCACCGAGACCGAAGGGGTCCTCGCATGA
- a CDS encoding ABC transporter permease, which produces MTATPVTAPATTARGSAAGRLPLRYVLLETRRQLRNVKAMVFTFAIPIVMLLVFGAAYGGQTDPGTHLPFLVVTTLQMTAYGAMMAALSQAFALVNERSLGWNRQLRVTPLSGWAFLVSKLVSAMAFAAVSITLTFAVAILGMHASLGAGHWFAAGLGIWAGVVPFALIAILIGQFAKPAYAQPMFMVVFMGLSILGGLWVPLSVMPAWMGSVAHLLPSYWLNRIGQTGAGATGSAGMTEPTLVLLGWTVALAAVIVWRYQRDAARR; this is translated from the coding sequence ATGACCGCCACCCCCGTCACCGCACCCGCCACGACCGCTCGCGGCTCCGCCGCCGGTCGGCTCCCCCTGCGCTACGTGCTCCTCGAGACGCGCCGGCAACTCCGGAACGTCAAGGCGATGGTCTTCACCTTCGCGATCCCGATCGTCATGCTCCTGGTGTTCGGTGCCGCGTACGGCGGGCAGACCGACCCCGGGACCCACCTGCCGTTCCTCGTCGTCACGACGCTGCAGATGACGGCGTACGGCGCGATGATGGCGGCGCTCAGCCAGGCCTTCGCGCTGGTCAACGAGCGGTCGCTCGGGTGGAACCGCCAGCTCCGCGTGACGCCGCTGTCCGGGTGGGCGTTCCTCGTCTCGAAGCTCGTCTCGGCGATGGCGTTCGCGGCGGTCTCGATCACGCTCACGTTCGCGGTCGCGATCCTCGGCATGCACGCGTCGCTCGGTGCCGGGCACTGGTTCGCGGCCGGGCTCGGCATCTGGGCCGGGGTGGTGCCGTTCGCGCTCATCGCCATCCTGATCGGGCAGTTCGCGAAGCCCGCGTACGCCCAACCGATGTTCATGGTCGTCTTCATGGGACTGTCGATCCTCGGCGGACTGTGGGTCCCGCTCTCGGTGATGCCCGCCTGGATGGGCTCGGTCGCGCACCTGCTGCCGTCCTACTGGCTCAACCGGATCGGTCAGACGGGCGCCGGTGCGACCGGGTCCGCCGGGATGACGGAACCGACCCTGGTGCTGCTCGGCTGGACGGTCGCCCTCGCCGCCGTGATCGTCTGGCGCTACCAGCGCGACGCGGCACGCCGGTGA
- a CDS encoding sensor histidine kinase — translation MTDSAEVAEVPDVTDPTTTEPGTTTTEARGADDAHRASRPSARAFPWAAPPDADDAEVRVARRRWYGGAAFGLLWQALLLVAVWTDGRSVDEHVSATLALAVLYAGYLFAPEAMWRHGLRRRVVVLAVLAAYAGLLLVPVGPAAVWSWLLVVALSGFVAVRLWVALAVLGVVVAAELVVAAVVGWDTASGTGILFAPIVAVSIGASMVFFGRQREAEDRLGIAQDELTRLAVVEERARFSRDLHDVLGHSLTVVTMKSELAARLVDVDPARAKAEMQDVQRLSREALQGLRQAVSGYRQADLDAELVSARSALDAAGVAAELPATGDAAAADVRSLFAWVLREGVTNVVRHAAASRARVTLTRTALTVEDDGTGTGDGTGTVDGAAPADPLGVGGNGLRGLRERADAVGATVTTGTSDLGGFLLRVERRPR, via the coding sequence GTGACGGACAGCGCGGAGGTGGCGGAGGTGCCCGACGTGACGGACCCGACCACCACCGAGCCCGGCACCACCACGACCGAGGCGCGGGGCGCGGACGACGCGCACCGCGCCTCCCGGCCGTCCGCCCGCGCCTTCCCGTGGGCCGCCCCGCCGGACGCGGACGACGCCGAGGTGCGCGTCGCCCGCCGCCGCTGGTACGGCGGCGCCGCGTTCGGCCTGCTCTGGCAGGCGCTCCTGCTCGTCGCCGTGTGGACCGACGGCCGCTCCGTCGACGAGCACGTCTCCGCGACGCTCGCGCTCGCGGTGCTGTACGCCGGGTACCTGTTCGCGCCCGAGGCGATGTGGCGGCACGGGCTCCGACGGCGCGTGGTCGTGCTCGCCGTCCTCGCCGCGTACGCCGGGCTCCTGCTCGTACCGGTCGGCCCGGCCGCGGTGTGGTCCTGGCTGCTGGTCGTCGCCCTGTCCGGGTTCGTGGCGGTGCGGCTCTGGGTCGCCCTCGCGGTCCTCGGGGTCGTCGTCGCCGCCGAACTCGTCGTCGCCGCGGTCGTCGGGTGGGACACCGCGTCGGGCACGGGCATCCTGTTCGCCCCGATCGTGGCGGTGTCGATCGGCGCCTCGATGGTGTTCTTCGGTCGCCAGCGCGAGGCCGAGGACCGGCTCGGGATCGCGCAGGACGAACTCACCCGGCTCGCGGTCGTCGAGGAACGTGCGCGGTTCTCCCGCGACCTGCACGACGTCCTCGGACACTCCCTGACCGTCGTCACGATGAAGTCCGAGCTCGCCGCGCGGCTGGTCGACGTCGACCCGGCCCGCGCGAAGGCCGAGATGCAGGACGTCCAGCGGCTGTCGCGCGAGGCGCTGCAAGGCCTCCGGCAGGCGGTCAGCGGGTACCGCCAGGCCGACCTGGACGCCGAGCTCGTCTCCGCACGGTCGGCCCTGGACGCGGCCGGGGTCGCAGCGGAGCTGCCCGCGACCGGGGACGCGGCGGCCGCCGACGTCCGGAGCCTGTTCGCGTGGGTGCTCCGCGAGGGCGTGACGAACGTCGTGCGGCACGCAGCGGCCAGTCGGGCGCGGGTGACCCTGACCCGCACGGCCCTGACCGTCGAGGACGACGGCACCGGCACGGGCGACGGCACCGGCACGGTCGACGGCGCCGCTCCCGCCGACCCCCTCGGCGTCGGTGGCAACGGCCTGCGCGGACTGCGCGAGCGGGCCGACGCGGTCGGCGCCACCGTGACGACCGGCACGAGCGACCTCGGCGGCTTCCTGCTGCGGGTCGAGAGGAGACCACGGTGA
- a CDS encoding response regulator transcription factor, whose product MTDPIRVLLADDQALVRGALASLLSLERDIDVVAQVARGDEVLDAARASGATVALLDVEMPGTDGLTAAATLAREHPGCRSLIVTTFGRPGYLRRALEAGAAGFVVKDTPAEQLADAVRRVAGGFRVVDPVLAAESLAAGPSPLTPRETDVLVAFRTASTVAGVAAALHLSEGTVRNHLSAAIGKTAARNATEALRVAADNGWLIGTA is encoded by the coding sequence GTGACCGACCCGATCCGCGTCCTGCTCGCGGACGACCAGGCGCTCGTCCGCGGGGCCCTGGCGTCGCTGCTGTCGCTCGAACGGGACATCGACGTCGTCGCGCAGGTCGCCCGCGGCGACGAGGTGCTCGACGCCGCCCGGGCGTCGGGGGCCACGGTCGCACTCCTCGACGTCGAGATGCCCGGCACCGACGGCCTGACGGCCGCCGCGACCCTGGCCCGCGAACACCCCGGCTGCCGGTCCCTGATCGTGACGACGTTCGGCCGGCCCGGGTACCTGCGGCGGGCGCTCGAGGCCGGGGCCGCGGGCTTCGTGGTGAAGGACACCCCCGCCGAGCAGCTGGCCGACGCCGTCCGCCGGGTCGCCGGGGGCTTCCGCGTGGTCGACCCGGTGCTCGCCGCGGAGTCACTGGCCGCCGGCCCGTCCCCGCTCACCCCGCGGGAGACCGACGTGCTCGTCGCCTTCCGCACGGCATCGACCGTCGCGGGCGTCGCGGCGGCGCTGCACCTGTCCGAGGGGACGGTGCGGAACCACCTGTCCGCGGCGATCGGCAAGACTGCGGCCCGGAACGCGACCGAGGCACTGCGGGTCGCCGCGGACAACGGGTGGCTGATCGGGACGGCCTGA
- a CDS encoding cysteine hydrolase family protein encodes MTRALVLVDIQRDYFPGGAFPLVDPEAAATAARTVLDAFRASGELVVHVFHVSTDTEATFFRPATAGVAFHPTVAPVEGEVVLEKHRPNSFIDTGLRDVLDDADVTELVIVGMMSSMCIDSTTRAAHELGYRNTVVADACAAPDLRLGDTTVPGAAVHAAFMAALDGSFGTVTTSSSLT; translated from the coding sequence GTGACCCGTGCCCTCGTCCTCGTCGACATCCAGCGTGACTACTTCCCCGGAGGAGCGTTCCCCCTCGTCGACCCCGAGGCCGCGGCCACCGCAGCCAGGACGGTCCTCGACGCGTTCCGGGCGTCCGGTGAGCTCGTCGTGCACGTGTTCCACGTCAGTACGGACACCGAGGCGACGTTCTTCCGCCCCGCGACGGCGGGGGTGGCGTTCCACCCGACGGTCGCACCGGTCGAGGGAGAGGTCGTGCTCGAGAAGCACCGCCCGAACAGCTTCATCGACACCGGTCTCCGGGACGTCCTCGACGACGCCGACGTCACCGAACTGGTCATCGTGGGCATGATGAGCAGCATGTGCATCGACTCGACCACCCGAGCGGCGCACGAGCTCGGGTACCGCAACACCGTGGTCGCGGACGCCTGTGCGGCACCGGACCTGCGGCTCGGGGACACGACCGTCCCCGGCGCGGCCGTGCACGCCGCCTTCATGGCAGCCCTCGACGGCAGCTTCGGGACCGTGACCACGAGCAGCTCCCTGACCTGA
- a CDS encoding MurR/RpiR family transcriptional regulator codes for MSPAVQDVRARVDAVWDRLSPAERRVAAMVRHDPELLLVGTSAELAAESGTSKATVSRLVRSLGFQDAAEARQELMSARGNGLPWAAEDAAHVDQRAVEARNLDAAFASLARADRVRLARRIVRAHRVLVFGERAAHPVAMQLRSQLAQVRPDVRIGPAPGQRLGEEVADLDRRDLVVLVTVRRHAAGAAGLVRHCVSTGADVVVLGDPTAAVIAAPAATAVLCPVDSPSAFDSMSAMFAVVAAIANDVYEAAGPAGRARVEAVAAAYDTLGELAAS; via the coding sequence GTGAGCCCCGCCGTGCAGGACGTCCGCGCCCGGGTCGACGCCGTCTGGGACCGCCTGTCGCCGGCCGAGCGCCGCGTCGCCGCCATGGTCCGCCACGACCCGGAGCTCCTGCTCGTCGGGACGTCGGCCGAGCTGGCGGCCGAGTCGGGCACCTCGAAGGCCACCGTCTCCCGGCTCGTCCGGTCCCTCGGCTTCCAGGACGCCGCCGAGGCGCGCCAGGAGCTCATGTCGGCACGCGGCAACGGGCTGCCGTGGGCGGCGGAGGACGCCGCGCACGTCGACCAGCGCGCCGTCGAGGCCCGCAACCTCGACGCCGCGTTCGCCTCGCTCGCCCGTGCCGACCGGGTCCGGTTGGCGCGACGGATCGTCCGGGCGCACCGGGTGCTCGTCTTCGGGGAGCGTGCGGCGCACCCCGTGGCGATGCAGCTCCGATCGCAGCTCGCGCAGGTCCGTCCCGACGTCCGGATCGGACCGGCACCCGGGCAGCGGCTCGGCGAGGAGGTCGCCGACCTCGACCGCCGCGACCTCGTCGTGCTGGTCACCGTCCGGCGGCACGCGGCCGGGGCGGCCGGGCTCGTGCGGCACTGCGTGTCGACCGGTGCCGACGTCGTGGTGCTCGGCGACCCGACGGCCGCCGTGATCGCCGCGCCCGCCGCCACCGCGGTGCTGTGCCCCGTCGACTCGCCGTCGGCGTTCGACTCGATGTCGGCGATGTTCGCCGTCGTCGCGGCCATCGCGAACGACGTCTACGAGGCAGCGGGTCCGGCGGGGCGTGCCCGTGTCGAGGCGGTCGCGGCGGCGTACGACACCCTCGGGGAGCTCGCCGCGTCGTGA
- a CDS encoding allantoate amidohydrolase encodes MSPRTATVPVASRRALADAATVVRWCDTLAAVSQDPDRITRVYLSPEHAQVDAIVAGWMRDAGLETWQDAAGNLHGRVAGAAPDAPVLLLGSHLDTVVDAGRYDGVVGVLMAIRTVARLVEGGPLPFALEVIAFSDEEGTRFGKALLGSSAVAGVWDDGWWDLVDGDGVTLRQAFTDFGLDPARVGEAAVRPEQLVGYLEAHIEQGPWLEQAGQALGVVTSIASARRFSVEVVGEARHAGGTPYERRHDALLAAAEAALAVERICRAEQHVGTVGTMTVEPGAVNVVPGLARFAVDLRGEFDEGRDRVWDAITDAFDEIAARRGVTVTPTEVHRAPAVFCAERLTDAVRAGITATGESAPAELFSSAGHDAMSLGLVTDVAMLFLRNPDGISHHPDEFVSEDDVALGLDALAVAVERIADDRGAGAGAGAGARAERAADHGATS; translated from the coding sequence GTGAGCCCCCGGACGGCCACCGTGCCGGTTGCGAGCCGCCGTGCGCTCGCCGACGCCGCGACGGTCGTGCGCTGGTGCGACACGCTCGCCGCCGTGTCCCAGGACCCGGACCGGATCACCCGCGTGTACCTGTCACCCGAGCACGCCCAGGTCGACGCGATCGTCGCCGGGTGGATGCGCGACGCCGGACTCGAGACGTGGCAGGACGCCGCCGGCAACCTGCACGGCCGGGTCGCGGGCGCCGCGCCGGACGCACCCGTGCTGCTGCTCGGCTCGCACCTCGACACCGTGGTCGACGCCGGGCGCTACGACGGTGTCGTCGGGGTCCTCATGGCGATCCGCACGGTCGCCCGGCTCGTCGAGGGCGGACCGCTGCCGTTCGCGCTCGAGGTGATCGCGTTCTCCGACGAGGAGGGCACCCGGTTCGGCAAGGCGCTCCTCGGGTCCTCGGCGGTCGCCGGGGTCTGGGACGACGGGTGGTGGGACCTCGTGGACGGCGACGGTGTCACGCTGCGCCAGGCGTTCACCGACTTCGGGCTCGACCCCGCCCGCGTCGGCGAGGCAGCCGTCCGGCCCGAGCAGCTCGTCGGGTACCTCGAGGCGCACATCGAGCAGGGCCCCTGGCTCGAGCAGGCCGGGCAGGCGCTCGGCGTCGTCACGAGCATCGCGAGCGCCCGACGGTTCTCGGTCGAGGTCGTCGGCGAGGCCCGGCACGCTGGCGGGACCCCGTACGAGCGCCGTCACGACGCGCTGCTCGCCGCTGCCGAGGCGGCGCTCGCCGTCGAACGGATCTGTCGTGCCGAACAGCACGTCGGCACCGTCGGCACGATGACCGTCGAACCGGGCGCCGTGAACGTCGTACCCGGCCTCGCCCGGTTCGCGGTCGACCTTCGCGGTGAGTTCGACGAGGGCCGGGACCGCGTGTGGGACGCGATCACCGACGCCTTCGACGAGATCGCCGCACGCCGTGGCGTCACCGTCACCCCGACCGAGGTGCACCGCGCGCCCGCCGTGTTCTGCGCCGAGCGGCTCACCGACGCCGTGCGGGCCGGGATCACCGCGACGGGGGAGTCCGCGCCCGCCGAGCTGTTCTCCAGCGCCGGCCACGACGCCATGTCGCTCGGGTTGGTCACCGACGTGGCGATGCTCTTCCTCCGCAACCCGGACGGCATCAGCCACCACCCGGACGAGTTCGTGTCGGAGGACGACGTCGCACTCGGGCTCGACGCGCTCGCGGTGGCGGTCGAGCGGATCGCGGACGACCGCGGTGCCGGTGCCGGTGCCGGTGCCGGTGCCCGCGCCGAGCGCGCCGCCGACCACGGGGCCACCTCGTGA
- a CDS encoding alanine--glyoxylate aminotransferase family protein, whose translation MTQPVNPPARLLMGPGPIDADPRVLRAMATPLVGQYDPWMTGTMTATQALYRQVFGTANEATVLVDGTSRAGIEAALVSLLAPGDRVLVPVFGRFGHLLVEIATRAGAEVHTIETEWGQVFPPSVVEDAVRRVRPKVLAVVQGDTSTTMNQPLDELGAICERYGALLYTDATASVGGNPLEVDAWGIDAATAGLQKCLGGPSGSAPLTLSPRAVDVVEGRRSVEAGIREADDVVSDDPIRSNYLDLAMILDYWGPRRLNHHTEAASMLYAANECARILLEEGKDAAVLRHATAGRAMTSGVQALGLTVFGDQAHKMHNVVAVEIPDGVVGDAVRTAMLEDHGIEIGTSFGPLHGRVWRIGTMGFNARKDAVVTTLAALEHTLRRAGHAVPQGAGVDAALDVYAGVVAAPEPTGPEPTGAVAPPASAAQAAVAAPAVSA comes from the coding sequence ATGACGCAGCCAGTGAACCCGCCTGCCCGACTCCTGATGGGCCCGGGACCGATCGACGCCGACCCGCGGGTGCTCCGCGCGATGGCGACGCCGCTCGTCGGGCAGTACGACCCGTGGATGACCGGCACGATGACCGCGACGCAGGCGCTGTACCGGCAGGTGTTCGGGACCGCGAACGAGGCGACGGTGCTCGTCGACGGCACGTCCCGCGCCGGCATCGAGGCGGCGCTCGTGTCCCTGCTGGCACCGGGGGACCGCGTGCTCGTCCCGGTGTTCGGCCGCTTCGGGCACCTCCTCGTCGAGATCGCCACGCGCGCCGGCGCCGAGGTGCACACCATCGAGACCGAGTGGGGTCAGGTGTTCCCGCCGTCCGTCGTCGAGGACGCCGTGCGCCGGGTGCGGCCGAAGGTGCTCGCGGTCGTGCAGGGCGACACGTCCACCACGATGAACCAGCCGCTCGACGAGCTCGGGGCGATCTGCGAGCGGTACGGCGCGCTGCTGTACACCGACGCCACCGCCTCGGTCGGCGGGAACCCGCTCGAGGTCGACGCGTGGGGGATCGACGCCGCGACCGCCGGCCTGCAGAAGTGCCTCGGCGGGCCGTCCGGCTCGGCGCCGCTCACGCTGTCGCCGCGGGCCGTCGACGTCGTCGAGGGCCGTCGCAGCGTCGAGGCCGGCATCCGCGAGGCCGACGACGTCGTGTCCGACGACCCGATCCGGTCGAACTACCTCGACCTCGCGATGATCCTCGACTACTGGGGGCCGCGGCGGCTGAACCACCACACCGAGGCCGCCTCGATGCTCTACGCGGCGAACGAGTGCGCCCGGATCCTGCTCGAGGAGGGCAAGGACGCCGCGGTGCTGCGGCACGCGACCGCCGGGCGGGCGATGACCTCCGGCGTCCAGGCGCTCGGCCTCACGGTGTTCGGCGACCAGGCGCACAAGATGCACAACGTCGTCGCCGTCGAGATCCCCGACGGCGTGGTGGGCGACGCCGTCCGCACCGCGATGCTCGAGGACCACGGGATCGAGATCGGCACCTCGTTCGGGCCCCTGCACGGGCGGGTGTGGCGGATCGGCACGATGGGCTTCAACGCGCGGAAGGACGCCGTCGTGACGACGCTCGCCGCGCTCGAGCACACGCTGCGCCGCGCCGGCCACGCCGTACCGCAGGGTGCCGGGGTGGACGCCGCGCTCGACGTCTACGCGGGTGTCGTCGCCGCCCCGGAGCCGACCGGTCCGGAGCCGACCGGTGCGGTCGCCCCGCCCGCCTCGGCGGCGCAGGCGGCGGTCGCCGCTCCGGCGGTGTCCGCGTGA
- the allB gene encoding allantoinase AllB: MTRLPADLVLRAHRAWVDGAFRPAAVVVRDGRVDAVLPVDAEVAAVTDRTVPDVQVLLPGLVDTHVHVNEPGRTEWEGFASATRAAALGGVTTIVDMPLNSIPATVDVDALTVKRASADGRVAVDVGFWGGAVPANAGALADLHDAGVFGFKCFTAPSGVDEFPHLDPEQLRAAIAEVASIDALLIVHAEDPDHLVPHDALGGRYEDFLATRPPAAERSAIGRVVDGARATGARVHVLHLSDAGALPMIRAARDEGVRITAETCPHYLAFAADAIPDGATEYKCCPPIRDDANRDALWQGLLDGTISCVVTDHSPSTADLKTDDWGLAWGGIAGLQVGFRAVWTEASRRGIPLETVVPWFTTGPADLVGLSDRGRIAEGAVAHLAVFDPAATGVVDVTALEHRNPVSAFAGHRTLGSVTETWLRGELVATAASGVTAVRGALLDRPGADTTPQHVRNERSGSVVLGTEAP; this comes from the coding sequence GTGACGCGCCTCCCGGCCGACCTGGTGCTGCGCGCGCACCGGGCGTGGGTCGACGGAGCGTTCCGACCGGCTGCGGTCGTCGTCCGGGACGGACGCGTCGACGCGGTCCTGCCCGTCGACGCCGAGGTCGCGGCGGTCACCGACCGCACCGTGCCGGACGTCCAGGTGCTCCTGCCCGGGCTCGTCGACACGCACGTGCACGTCAACGAACCCGGCCGCACCGAGTGGGAGGGCTTCGCCTCGGCGACCCGCGCCGCCGCGCTCGGCGGGGTCACCACCATCGTCGACATGCCGCTGAACTCGATCCCCGCCACGGTCGACGTCGACGCCCTCACGGTCAAGCGCGCGAGCGCAGACGGCCGGGTGGCGGTCGACGTCGGGTTCTGGGGCGGCGCGGTGCCCGCGAACGCCGGAGCGCTCGCCGACCTGCACGACGCCGGGGTGTTCGGCTTCAAGTGCTTCACGGCGCCGTCGGGCGTCGACGAGTTCCCGCACCTCGACCCGGAGCAGCTGCGGGCCGCGATCGCCGAGGTCGCGTCGATCGACGCGCTGCTCATCGTGCACGCCGAGGACCCGGACCACCTCGTCCCGCACGACGCCCTCGGGGGCCGCTACGAGGACTTCCTGGCGACCCGCCCGCCGGCTGCCGAGCGGTCGGCGATCGGCCGGGTGGTCGACGGTGCCCGCGCGACCGGTGCGCGGGTGCACGTCCTGCACCTGTCCGACGCGGGCGCGCTGCCGATGATCCGGGCCGCCAGGGACGAGGGCGTCCGGATCACCGCCGAGACCTGTCCGCACTACCTGGCGTTCGCCGCCGACGCGATCCCGGACGGTGCGACCGAGTACAAGTGCTGTCCGCCGATCCGCGACGACGCGAACCGCGACGCGCTCTGGCAGGGGCTCCTCGACGGGACGATCTCGTGCGTCGTGACCGACCACTCGCCGTCCACGGCCGACCTGAAGACCGACGACTGGGGGCTCGCCTGGGGCGGGATCGCCGGCCTGCAGGTCGGGTTCCGCGCCGTGTGGACCGAGGCGTCGCGGCGGGGGATACCGCTCGAGACCGTCGTGCCGTGGTTCACGACCGGTCCCGCCGACCTCGTCGGCCTGTCCGACCGTGGGCGGATCGCGGAGGGTGCCGTCGCACACCTCGCGGTGTTCGACCCCGCCGCCACGGGCGTCGTCGACGTCACGGCGCTCGAGCACCGCAACCCGGTGTCGGCCTTCGCCGGGCACCGCACGCTCGGATCGGTGACCGAGACGTGGCTGCGCGGCGAACTCGTCGCGACCGCCGCCTCCGGTGTGACCGCCGTCCGCGGGGCGCTGCTCGACCGACCCGGCGCGGACACCACCCCGCAACACGTCCGTAACGAACGTTCCGGTAGCGTTGTTCTCGGAACGGAGGCACCATGA
- a CDS encoding aspartate/glutamate racemase family protein, translating to MRIRVVNPNTTAAMTAAVGRAAAAVAAPGTVVEAVHPTMGPASIESHYEEALAVPGLLEQVARGEQEGVDAYVVACFGDPGLDAARELASGPVVGIAEAGYHAAAMLGRRFGVVTTLERTTGRAWELAGRYGFASLVTEVRACEVPVLALDDPASGARDLVIEHCRAVVAGGADAVVLGCAGMASFCAEVSRAIGAPVVDGVAAATVLAESLVRLGLRTGKRGEYAEPPRKPMAGLLAGFERAGTTGATVGAAA from the coding sequence ATGCGCATCCGCGTCGTCAACCCCAACACCACCGCCGCCATGACCGCGGCCGTCGGCCGCGCAGCGGCGGCGGTCGCCGCCCCCGGCACCGTCGTCGAGGCCGTGCACCCCACGATGGGCCCGGCCTCGATCGAGAGCCACTACGAGGAGGCGCTCGCGGTCCCCGGGCTGCTCGAACAGGTCGCCCGCGGTGAGCAGGAGGGCGTCGACGCGTACGTCGTCGCGTGCTTCGGCGACCCCGGACTCGACGCCGCGCGGGAGCTCGCGTCCGGGCCGGTGGTCGGCATCGCCGAGGCCGGGTACCACGCGGCGGCGATGCTCGGCCGGCGCTTCGGCGTGGTCACGACCCTGGAGCGCACGACCGGGCGCGCGTGGGAGCTCGCCGGACGGTACGGCTTCGCGTCCCTCGTGACGGAGGTGCGCGCGTGCGAGGTCCCGGTCCTCGCGCTCGACGACCCGGCGTCCGGCGCCCGGGACCTCGTCATCGAGCACTGCCGGGCCGTGGTCGCCGGTGGTGCCGACGCCGTCGTCCTCGGCTGCGCGGGCATGGCGTCGTTCTGCGCCGAGGTGTCCCGTGCGATCGGTGCCCCGGTCGTCGACGGCGTCGCCGCGGCGACCGTGCTGGCCGAGTCCCTGGTGCGCCTCGGGCTGCGGACCGGCAAGCGGGGCGAGTACGCCGAGCCGCCGCGCAAGCCGATGGCCGGACTGCTCGCCGGGTTCGAGCGCGCGGGGACGACGGGCGCGACGGTCGGGGCGGCGGCGTGA